The nucleotide window GGGTCTAATACCGGTTCTTTCAATAGTTGTATAGCCCTTTTCTCCGTGAATTTCTTTGATGTCCAACGCTTTTTTATACTCGTCGAGATTGAACGGAGCCTTGTTTAGAAGTTCTCTCTCATATTCTGATGCTTCAAGTACATCATCATAAAATCCGGGTACGGTTATTCTGTTGTTTTCATCATGCACGTCAGCAATCAGTTTTGCAAGGATATTTATTGGATTTGCTACAGCTCCGCCAAATATTCCAGAGTGAAGATCACGGTTTGGACCTGTAACTTTAATTTGCCAATAAGCTAAACCTCGCAAACCCACAGTAATTGAAGGGATTTCCTGAGAAATCATACTGGTGTCGCTTACCAAAATAATATCGCTTTTAAGCATATCTTTGTATTCTATACACCATTTTGTTAGTGCAGGCGAACCTATCTCCTCCTCTCCCTCAATCATGAACTTAACGTTACAAGGCAGTTGATTGGTTTTAACCATAAATTCGAATGCTTTTGCGTGCATAAAGCTTTGACCTTTATCGTCATCGGCTCCGCGAGCATATATTTTTCCGTCGCGAACTTCAGGCTCAAATGGAGGAGACTTCCACAACTCTAGGGGATCAACAGGCATTACGTCCATATGACCGTAAACTAAAACTGTTGGAAGTTTTGGGTCTATTATTTTTTCACCATACGTAATTGGGTGACCTTCAGTTTTATACACTTCTGCTTTGTCGGCACCTGCTGCTAACAACTGATTTTTCCACCACTCGGCTGCTTTATACATATCTGGTGAATGTTCAGCAATTGAGCTTATTGACGGAATCCGTATTAACTCAAACAATTCGTCTAAAAAACGTTGTTTGTTTTTCTCGATGTATTCGTTTAATCCTTTCATTTATTTATATTTTAATTTAGTTTTATAAAGCTATTTTACAGCATTAAATATGTAAATTTTTATTGATAATGCTAATAAACACCTATTTTTGATTTGGCTGGTGGCTTGTAATCGCCAGAAAACATTATACTGAGCTGCAACCCAAATATAGAAAAATGTTCACTAATAGCCAAGTAAAGCCCTATTCCAACACCAATATCGTATATCGGCTTCAAATGATAGTGACCTTGCAGATACAATCCCGGTCCCAAGCGTCTATAGTAAGCCGTGTCTCCCACTAATTGTCGTCCTGTAACCAACGATAAACCAGCATATCCTCCTAAATTATGTCTCAAAATAGCATATCTTGTCCCCACTCCTGCATGAAAATGATGAGAGCGCTGAAAAGAGCGATATAATTTGAGTTTCTTCCCTTCAAGAAAAAAGTAATCGGTTGAAACTAAGTATCCTGCATTAAAATGGAGGTATTCATATTTTGCTCGAAAATGAAGATCTGCTGAAAAGTTCTGCTCAGGCTTCATTGTATTGAAATTCAGCGCGTAACCAGCATTTAAGGTTAAATATGGCGAGTATGGTCGGAAATAATCTTCATCATAGTAAAAATCTTTACGTGGGTTAAACTCTTCTTGTTGTGCCACACTTTGCAATGAAGCAAAAAGAGCCGTTATAAAACAGACTATTTTGATTATTCGTGTCATAATAAGAAAGTTTTTACGTAATTTTAATTTTACTCCTTCTGTTTGCTATATGTTTCTGCAGCAATCTTCAACTCTTTGAACCACTCTTTGCCGTACGCTCTTGTTAATGGTTGCTCTAAAAACATAAATAACGGTGTTCCAAGTTTTTCACCTTTTTCACATGCTGACTTGCAAATACCATTTCTCTCATAATTAACGGCATCATACTCCTCATATTTTGTTATTCGCACAGGATATAAATGGCAACTAACCGGTTTCAAAAAGTCAATTTTGTTTTCATGAAACGCTTTTTCAAATGCGCACATTGTTATCCCTTCCGGGTTTTTAAATGTGTAAGCACATTCATTATTATTAATCAGAGGTGTAACACAGTCTCCGTCTTCATCAAATATATACCACCCTTGAGAATCAACAGCTTCAATCCCTTCGGGCGTCATGTACTCACGAACTATTGGATACAACTCTTCTAATATATTTTGCTCTTCGTTAGTTATAGGAGCCCCAGAATCTCCTATCACACAACAAGCTCCTTTACAGACATTTAAATCACAAACAAATTTTTTCTCAATTAAATCTAAACTAACAAGAGTCTTTTGAATCTCTAACATAATTATCTCCTCGGTCATATTTAAACTAAAACTTCTCCTGTCATTACTTTCGGAATGGGTAAATTCATTATTTTGCAAATTGTTGGTGCCAAATCTGCTAAAATTCCGTTTTTTATCGATTTGTATCTGTCTGACACCAAGATACATGGAACGGGGTTTAATGAGTGTGCTGTGTTGGGAGAACCATCGATGTTTATTGCATTGTCGGCATTTCCGTGGTCGGCTATAATCAAAACTTCATAGCCTTTGTTGCAAGCTGCCTTTACAACATCACCAATACATGTATCAACAGTCCTGACAGCTCTTTCTATAGCTTGATAAACCCCTGTATGACCCACCATATCGCCATTTGCAAAGTTAAGGCAAATAAAATCTAAGTCCCCTTTGTTAATCTCTTCGATTACAGCATCGCGCACCTCGAAAGCACTCATTTCGGGCTTTAAATCGTATGTTGCAACCTTGGGAGAGTTGATAAGAACGCGCCTTTCACCCTCAAACACCTCTTCCCTGCCTCCGCTAAAGAAAAATGTAACATGTGCATACTTTTCAGTCTCGGCAATTCTAAGTTGTTTCAACCCTGCTTTAGAGACCACCTCG belongs to Bacteroidales bacterium and includes:
- a CDS encoding dipeptidase, which translates into the protein MKGLNEYIEKNKQRFLDELFELIRIPSISSIAEHSPDMYKAAEWWKNQLLAAGADKAEVYKTEGHPITYGEKIIDPKLPTVLVYGHMDVMPVDPLELWKSPPFEPEVRDGKIYARGADDDKGQSFMHAKAFEFMVKTNQLPCNVKFMIEGEEEIGSPALTKWCIEYKDMLKSDIILVSDTSMISQEIPSITVGLRGLAYWQIKVTGPNRDLHSGIFGGAVANPINILAKLIADVHDENNRITVPGFYDDVLEASEYERELLNKAPFNLDEYKKALDIKEIHGEKGYTTIERTGIRPTFDICGIWGGYTGEGSKTVLPSVAYAKLSSRLVPNQDPDKISKLLKDYFEKNAPKYVKVEVECMHGGFPYVCPISINAYKAAEKACEKTFGKRPVPVRSGGSIPIIAHFEKALGTKSLLLGFGLESDNIHSPNENYPLFNFYKGIETIPYFFKYFAEMSKQIV
- a CDS encoding DUF3109 family protein, with protein sequence MLEIQKTLVSLDLIEKKFVCDLNVCKGACCVIGDSGAPITNEEQNILEELYPIVREYMTPEGIEAVDSQGWYIFDEDGDCVTPLINNNECAYTFKNPEGITMCAFEKAFHENKIDFLKPVSCHLYPVRITKYEEYDAVNYERNGICKSACEKGEKLGTPLFMFLEQPLTRAYGKEWFKELKIAAETYSKQKE